Proteins from a single region of Corynebacterium pseudogenitalium:
- the thrE gene encoding threonine/serine exporter ThrE, which produces MNLNSLWEFVRGSRQHVATIDAARTSPPPSVLAPIDLTDTAQVAGVMNIAARIGEILIANGTTSSDAIAQIHTVTSSYGLHYCHVDITVNTIMINTIIGVHKRTPVNVFRVVTMMSENYHKLQEADRLIRSIRSGATPPELAEKILDDIDNSPIPWRNTRYLAGWLVMGAAVAILLGGDLFMSAIGGLTAFLIMGFNKILSRNSLPYFFHCAIGGFLTTIPAALFYEVAPMIGKTIVPSQVIAVGIVVLLAGLTLVQSLLDGVTGSPVTASARFFQTLLFTGGIVAGVAIGLNTWELMGLGLPPLETMLGTPTFSGAAARIAGSTLASASFAVTCFAERPAVVVAAFTAAAGSSMYYLFLIPIGSGALMATAALAFVVGLAGGLIARRFLINPVITAVAGVTPFLPGSGVYRGMYAMMNEQIVVGLTNLFMAVGTCMALAGGVVFGEWVARRLRAPQHYIPYEAFKRAGRFTFQQIRRRRPPGGLRH; this is translated from the coding sequence GTGAACTTGAATTCGCTGTGGGAGTTTGTCCGCGGGTCACGCCAGCACGTGGCGACGATTGACGCGGCGCGAACGTCGCCGCCGCCGTCCGTGCTTGCCCCGATTGATCTGACGGATACCGCGCAGGTAGCCGGGGTTATGAATATTGCTGCGCGCATTGGGGAGATCCTGATCGCGAATGGCACGACGTCTTCGGATGCGATTGCGCAGATTCACACAGTGACGTCTTCGTATGGTCTGCACTACTGCCATGTGGACATCACGGTGAACACGATCATGATTAACACGATTATTGGGGTGCATAAGCGTACCCCGGTCAACGTGTTCCGCGTGGTCACGATGATGAGCGAGAACTACCACAAGCTGCAGGAGGCGGACCGGCTGATTCGCTCGATTCGTTCGGGCGCCACGCCACCGGAGCTTGCGGAGAAAATCCTCGACGATATTGATAACTCCCCTATCCCGTGGCGCAACACGCGCTACCTGGCGGGTTGGCTGGTGATGGGCGCGGCGGTCGCGATTTTGCTGGGCGGGGACCTGTTCATGTCCGCGATTGGCGGGCTCACGGCGTTTCTCATCATGGGATTTAACAAGATTCTGTCCCGCAACTCCCTGCCTTACTTCTTCCACTGCGCCATCGGCGGCTTCTTGACGACAATCCCGGCGGCGCTGTTCTACGAGGTCGCGCCGATGATCGGCAAGACGATTGTGCCCAGCCAAGTGATCGCGGTGGGCATTGTGGTCCTGTTGGCGGGTCTGACCTTGGTGCAGTCGCTGCTTGACGGGGTGACGGGCTCGCCGGTGACGGCCTCGGCGCGATTCTTCCAGACACTGCTCTTTACCGGCGGCATCGTGGCTGGTGTCGCGATTGGGTTGAATACGTGGGAGCTCATGGGCCTGGGCTTGCCGCCACTGGAAACGATGCTGGGGACCCCAACGTTTAGTGGTGCGGCGGCGCGTATTGCGGGGAGTACGTTGGCGTCGGCGTCATTCGCGGTGACGTGCTTCGCGGAGCGCCCCGCGGTGGTGGTGGCGGCGTTTACGGCCGCCGCCGGTTCGAGCATGTACTACCTGTTTCTGATCCCGATCGGCTCCGGTGCGTTGATGGCGACGGCGGCGTTGGCGTTCGTCGTCGGCCTTGCTGGTGGTTTGATTGCCCGCCGTTTCCTGATCAACCCGGTGATCACGGCGGTGGCTGGTGTGACCCCGTTCTTGCCTGGCTCTGGTGTGTATCGCGGGATGTACGCCATGATGAACGAGCAGATCGTGGTGGGCCTGACCAACCTGTTCATGGCGGTCGGCACCTGTATGGCGCTGGCTGGCGGTGTGGTGTTTGGCGAGTGGGTGGCGCGCCGTCTGCGTGCCCCGCAGCACTACATTCCGTACGAGGCGTTCAAGCGGGCCGGGCGCTTCACGTTCCAGCAGATCCGCCGACGGAGGCCCCCAGGCGGGCTTCGTCACTAA
- a CDS encoding HIT family protein, whose translation MSTVFTKIIQGEIPGRFVYKDEDVAAFLTIEPIAYGHTLVVPVKEIDKWTDIEPALWAKMNDVAQRVGNAIIEAFGSERAGYLIAGFEVPHAHIHVFPANDMSGYDLSTVMKMDETDPAKMDEAAEKLRAALEA comes from the coding sequence ATGAGCACTGTGTTTACAAAGATTATTCAAGGTGAAATTCCAGGACGCTTCGTGTACAAGGACGAGGACGTCGCCGCGTTCCTCACCATCGAGCCGATCGCGTACGGCCACACGCTGGTCGTTCCCGTCAAAGAGATCGATAAGTGGACCGACATCGAGCCAGCGCTGTGGGCAAAAATGAATGACGTTGCCCAGCGAGTAGGCAACGCCATCATCGAAGCATTTGGCAGCGAGCGCGCCGGCTACCTCATCGCCGGCTTCGAAGTGCCGCACGCACACATCCACGTCTTCCCCGCCAACGACATGTCCGGCTACGACCTGTCCACCGTGATGAAGATGGACGAAACCGACCCGGCCAAGATGGACGAAGCCGCGGAGAAGCTGCGCGCAGCACTCGAGGCTTAA
- a CDS encoding metal ABC transporter solute-binding protein, Zn/Mn family, with amino-acid sequence MFSRRFIGILAASTLALSACSSTDSTGDTAAEAADGQIVATTQVWADVASLVTGQDVPAIISNTSVDPHDYEPTAADLAQVAKAVLVVANGGAYDARIYGAAEDANVVSALPLTEAHEHDHDHEHGEHGHDDHDHEGHDHDHAHEENEHIWYSTAAIAKVGADLAQRTDGSTDALDGKLEQLQTKLDSLKAARVAQTHPIADAIIEESALEDVTPESFRHATLNHSEPSSAALAEFIAALESGEIDILINNPQSPNGVSDKLVEVAKANNVKVVDIYETPPNGENFFDYFAKALDEL; translated from the coding sequence ATGTTTTCACGACGCTTCATTGGCATCCTTGCTGCATCGACGCTCGCGCTGAGCGCCTGCAGCAGCACTGACAGCACCGGCGACACCGCAGCTGAGGCTGCCGACGGCCAGATCGTGGCCACGACGCAGGTGTGGGCGGACGTCGCGAGCCTGGTGACGGGCCAGGACGTCCCCGCGATCATTTCGAATACCTCGGTGGACCCGCACGACTACGAGCCGACGGCCGCCGACCTGGCGCAGGTGGCGAAGGCGGTGCTCGTGGTGGCTAACGGTGGCGCGTACGATGCCCGCATCTACGGCGCGGCGGAAGACGCGAACGTGGTCTCGGCGCTGCCGCTGACGGAAGCGCACGAGCACGACCACGATCACGAGCACGGCGAGCATGGCCATGACGACCACGACCATGAGGGCCACGACCATGACCACGCCCACGAGGAGAACGAGCACATCTGGTACTCCACCGCGGCGATCGCGAAGGTGGGCGCGGACCTCGCGCAGCGCACTGATGGCAGCACGGACGCGCTCGACGGGAAGCTTGAGCAGCTGCAGACGAAGCTGGACAGCCTCAAGGCGGCGCGCGTAGCGCAGACGCACCCAATCGCGGACGCGATCATCGAGGAGTCCGCGCTCGAGGATGTCACTCCGGAGTCCTTCCGCCACGCAACGCTGAACCACTCGGAGCCGTCCTCGGCGGCGCTCGCGGAGTTCATCGCTGCACTCGAGTCCGGAGAAATCGACATCCTGATTAACAACCCGCAGAGCCCGAACGGTGTCTCCGACAAGTTGGTTGAGGTGGCGAAGGCCAACAACGTGAAGGTCGTCGACATTTACGAGACCCCACCAAACGGCGAGAACTTCTTCGACTACTTTGCCAAGGCGCTTGACGAGCTCTAA
- a CDS encoding trehalose-phosphatase, producing the protein MSSIAYLSTAPSLLVCLDFDGTISELNPDPYAVKPHPVALEAIERLAHAPNTEVAMLSGRHLEGLRRVFPLREPVVLVGSHGAEPGPELTPEDVEYLDGIEKQLETIAVPPAYVEVKPYQRVLHVAPVGDAAERERMLAEALRIQTPRPVTPGNNVVEFSAVDVSKGSWLRVHKQRFAATLFAGDDVTDDTALAVLGPADVGIKVGVDVAGVDEMAAFLKALADARC; encoded by the coding sequence GTGAGTTCCATCGCCTACTTATCGACGGCCCCTTCGCTCCTTGTCTGCCTCGACTTCGATGGCACGATCAGCGAGCTGAACCCGGACCCCTATGCGGTGAAACCGCACCCGGTGGCGCTGGAGGCGATTGAGCGCCTGGCACACGCCCCGAATACGGAGGTGGCGATGCTGTCCGGCCGCCACCTGGAGGGCCTGCGCAGGGTGTTCCCGCTGCGCGAGCCCGTCGTGTTGGTGGGCTCGCACGGCGCGGAACCAGGCCCGGAGCTTACGCCGGAGGACGTCGAGTATTTGGACGGAATCGAAAAGCAGCTGGAGACGATCGCGGTTCCGCCGGCGTACGTGGAGGTCAAGCCCTACCAGCGGGTGCTGCACGTCGCGCCCGTGGGGGACGCGGCGGAGCGCGAGCGCATGCTGGCGGAGGCGCTGCGGATTCAAACGCCTCGCCCTGTCACGCCAGGCAATAACGTGGTGGAGTTTTCCGCGGTAGATGTGTCGAAGGGTTCGTGGCTGCGGGTCCACAAGCAGCGCTTTGCTGCGACGCTCTTCGCTGGCGATGACGTCACGGACGACACAGCGCTGGCGGTGCTGGGGCCTGCGGATGTGGGGATCAAGGTAGGGGTCGACGTCGCAGGCGTGGACGAGATGGCGGCCTTCCTGAAGGCGCTCGCCGACGCTCGTTGTTGA
- a CDS encoding response regulator transcription factor, translating to MSEATKPVKVLVVDDEPNIVELLTVSLKFQGFEVESAGSGQEALEKVKDFRPDAFILDVMMPGMDGFELLGKLRSEGIDGPVLFLTAKDAVEDRIHGLTIGADDYVTKPFSLEEVITRLRVILRRGKVTEDADEDTTLRYADLTLNDETHEVTKAGEIIELSPTEFNLLRYLMLNAEVVLSKAKILDNVWHYDFGGDGNVVESYISYLRRKVDNGDVPLIHTVRGVGYVLRTPRK from the coding sequence ATGTCTGAGGCTACGAAGCCTGTAAAGGTGCTCGTTGTTGATGATGAGCCGAATATCGTTGAGTTGTTGACGGTTTCTTTGAAGTTCCAGGGCTTTGAGGTTGAGAGTGCGGGGTCTGGCCAAGAGGCCCTGGAGAAGGTGAAGGACTTCCGTCCGGACGCGTTCATCCTTGACGTGATGATGCCGGGGATGGATGGCTTTGAACTGTTGGGCAAGCTGCGCAGTGAGGGCATTGATGGCCCGGTGCTGTTCTTGACGGCGAAGGATGCGGTGGAGGATCGGATCCACGGCCTGACTATTGGCGCTGATGATTATGTGACGAAGCCGTTCTCCTTGGAAGAAGTCATTACTCGTCTGCGTGTGATTCTGCGGCGCGGCAAGGTGACGGAGGACGCGGATGAGGATACGACGCTGCGGTACGCCGATCTGACGTTGAATGATGAGACGCACGAGGTGACGAAGGCGGGCGAGATCATTGAGCTGTCGCCGACGGAGTTCAACCTGCTGCGCTACCTGATGCTGAATGCTGAGGTGGTGCTGTCGAAGGCGAAGATTCTGGATAACGTGTGGCACTACGACTTTGGTGGCGACGGCAACGTGGTTGAGTCGTACATTTCGTATCTGCGACGCAAGGTGGATAACGGTGATGTGCCGTTGATTCATACGGTGCGTGGCGTCGGCTATGTGCTGCGTACACCTCGTAAGTAA
- a CDS encoding alpha,alpha-trehalose-phosphate synthase (UDP-forming): MNEFVVVANRLPVDRVEGGWKASPGGLVAALAPVLRARAGCWVGWSGAVDEPVAPFRFDGIDLHPVTLDAQDYEEFYEGFSNSTLWPLYHDLIVAPQYNEQWWQRYRDVNVRFARATAEVAAQGATVWVQDYQLQLVPGLLREMRPDLTIGFFLHIPFPSPDLFRQLPWREELIGGLNGCDLVGFQREADERNFRALVGDDNNSPRSGTFPISIDPAAVQVGSPEAVAKLRESVGNPAALMLGVDRMDYTKGILQRLLAFEQLLEEGVGATLIQLATPSRERIEHYRETRRQVEEAVGRINGRFGSVGRPVIHYMHRGVSKQELGTFYAAADVMLVTPFKDGMNLVAKEYVACHPDGDGALVLSEFAGAAVELHDAYLCNPFEGASILRAMREALDPDPERMRRMYARVLGHDVHRWAAEFLQEVAR; encoded by the coding sequence GTGAATGAGTTCGTAGTGGTGGCTAACCGCCTGCCCGTCGACCGTGTCGAGGGCGGGTGGAAGGCGTCACCCGGCGGGCTCGTGGCTGCGCTCGCACCCGTGTTGCGGGCACGCGCCGGTTGCTGGGTGGGGTGGTCCGGCGCGGTGGATGAACCGGTCGCGCCGTTTCGCTTTGATGGCATTGACCTGCACCCGGTGACGTTGGACGCCCAGGACTACGAGGAGTTCTACGAGGGTTTCTCCAACTCGACGTTGTGGCCGCTTTACCATGACTTGATCGTGGCCCCGCAGTACAACGAGCAGTGGTGGCAGCGCTACCGTGACGTTAACGTCCGCTTCGCGCGCGCGACCGCCGAGGTGGCGGCGCAGGGCGCGACGGTGTGGGTGCAGGACTACCAGTTGCAGCTGGTGCCGGGCCTGCTGCGCGAGATGCGCCCCGACCTGACCATCGGGTTCTTCCTGCATATTCCATTCCCCTCCCCCGACCTGTTCCGTCAGCTCCCGTGGCGCGAGGAACTCATCGGCGGACTCAACGGCTGCGACCTGGTGGGGTTTCAGCGCGAGGCGGATGAGCGCAACTTCCGCGCACTCGTCGGCGACGATAACAACAGCCCGCGCAGTGGAACGTTCCCGATCTCGATTGACCCGGCGGCGGTGCAGGTTGGCTCGCCGGAAGCGGTGGCGAAGCTGCGGGAATCGGTAGGTAATCCTGCGGCCCTGATGCTGGGGGTGGACCGCATGGATTACACGAAGGGCATCCTGCAGCGTTTGCTCGCGTTTGAGCAACTGCTCGAGGAAGGTGTCGGCGCCACCCTGATCCAGCTGGCCACCCCGTCGCGGGAGCGCATCGAGCACTACCGCGAGACCCGCCGCCAGGTCGAAGAGGCCGTGGGCAGGATTAACGGCCGCTTCGGCTCGGTGGGTCGCCCTGTGATCCACTACATGCATCGCGGTGTGTCCAAGCAGGAGCTGGGCACGTTCTATGCGGCTGCGGACGTGATGTTGGTGACGCCGTTTAAGGACGGCATGAACCTGGTGGCAAAGGAGTACGTGGCCTGCCACCCGGACGGGGACGGCGCGTTGGTGCTGTCCGAGTTCGCCGGCGCGGCCGTGGAGCTGCACGATGCGTATTTGTGTAATCCGTTCGAGGGGGCGTCGATACTTCGGGCGATGCGGGAGGCACTTGACCCGGATCCGGAGCGGATGCGGAGGATGTATGCGCGCGTGTTGGGGCACGATGTGCACCGGTGGGCCGCGGAGTTTTTGCAGGAGGTTGCGCGATGA
- a CDS encoding DUF364 domain-containing protein — protein MTWQLYEQLIDATPTTITVTDFGIAPHWAWLRTSDGHVGIAAVYPGDGRPVLSESPIGRPLIDAASMVTSWNFAEAGVGLAAINAWVNRDASHFAEASDAFVAYASHYAGKRVGVVGHFPGLERTLRDVADLYVFERVQRPGDYPDSAFEYLAPDLDAVFITASALVNKTMPRLLELASGLDTIIVGPSTPMSSILFDAGATTLSGFIPTDPAGLVGTLKGIGGGRKWDFGKRVNVSVDSSALLEWRNR, from the coding sequence ATGACCTGGCAACTCTACGAGCAACTTATCGACGCCACCCCGACCACCATCACCGTCACCGACTTCGGCATCGCACCCCACTGGGCCTGGCTCCGCACCTCCGACGGCCACGTCGGCATCGCCGCCGTCTACCCCGGCGACGGCCGCCCCGTCCTCTCCGAGTCCCCAATCGGACGCCCTCTTATCGACGCCGCCTCCATGGTCACATCGTGGAACTTCGCCGAAGCCGGCGTCGGCCTCGCCGCCATCAATGCTTGGGTGAACCGCGACGCATCCCACTTCGCCGAAGCTTCGGACGCATTCGTCGCCTACGCCTCCCACTACGCCGGCAAGCGCGTTGGCGTCGTCGGGCACTTCCCAGGCCTGGAGCGCACCCTCCGCGACGTCGCCGACCTCTACGTCTTCGAGCGAGTCCAACGCCCCGGCGACTACCCCGACTCCGCCTTCGAATACCTCGCCCCAGACCTGGACGCAGTCTTCATCACCGCCTCCGCCCTCGTGAACAAAACGATGCCCCGCCTCTTGGAGCTCGCATCCGGGCTGGACACCATCATCGTCGGCCCATCGACCCCGATGAGCTCCATCCTCTTCGACGCCGGAGCCACCACCCTATCCGGGTTCATCCCCACCGACCCTGCCGGGCTCGTCGGTACTCTGAAGGGCATCGGTGGAGGTAGGAAGTGGGATTTCGGTAAACGAGTGAACGTTAGTGTAGACTCTTCAGCGCTGCTAGAGTGGCGCAATCGGTAG
- a CDS encoding sensor histidine kinase, giving the protein MSRRRLHALAYSRTKPLQKQLVALVLAIATLALLVSFSAVYIFMRSILYQRVDDQLSEGLDTWVGQVTWVPSSGAPSDFYQETWYPQFGTSWSPVYVDTPPDLSRVKQQDKAVTVPSTGVAPGVKWRAMSREMPDGTVKYVAKELDAEHRVLRWLAIVETTFGLLAVVGIACAGRTYIRKALAPLREVENTALAIADGDTKRRVPVWSRETEVGKLSYAMNTMVQQLQESVEDAQLKEEQMRRFVGDASHELRTPLTSVRGYAELYRKGMAPDADMVIGKIEEESARMQLLVEDLLALTRAEGTRLDKRQVDVLEMVTSAVSSAQAAFPERSLTIENNATSVPTVNGDPSRLHQVLLNLIVNAFKHAGKDASVTVALRENLDRIIIEVIDDGCGMEEKDAEHIFERFYRADNSRNRASGGGSGLGLAIAKSLIEQHDGTITVKSAPGEGSTFTISLPMEKGPKA; this is encoded by the coding sequence ATGAGTAGGCGTCGGCTTCATGCGCTTGCGTACTCGAGGACGAAGCCGCTGCAGAAGCAGCTGGTGGCGTTGGTGTTGGCGATTGCCACGCTGGCGCTGTTGGTGAGTTTCTCGGCGGTGTACATCTTCATGCGCAGCATTTTGTATCAGCGTGTCGACGACCAGCTCAGCGAGGGGTTGGACACGTGGGTTGGTCAGGTGACGTGGGTGCCGTCGTCGGGTGCGCCGAGCGATTTTTATCAGGAGACGTGGTATCCGCAGTTCGGGACGTCGTGGAGCCCGGTGTATGTGGATACACCGCCGGACCTTTCGAGGGTCAAGCAGCAAGATAAGGCGGTGACGGTGCCGTCGACAGGCGTGGCGCCGGGCGTGAAGTGGCGCGCGATGTCACGCGAGATGCCGGACGGCACTGTGAAGTATGTCGCGAAAGAGCTCGACGCAGAGCACCGCGTGCTGCGTTGGCTTGCGATTGTGGAAACGACATTTGGGCTCCTTGCCGTGGTGGGGATTGCGTGCGCGGGGCGCACCTATATTCGTAAGGCGTTGGCCCCGTTGCGTGAGGTAGAGAACACTGCGCTTGCAATTGCCGACGGCGACACGAAGCGCCGGGTGCCGGTGTGGTCGAGGGAGACTGAGGTCGGCAAGTTGTCATATGCGATGAACACGATGGTGCAGCAGCTGCAGGAGTCCGTGGAGGATGCGCAGCTGAAGGAGGAGCAGATGCGTCGCTTTGTGGGTGACGCGTCTCATGAGCTGCGTACTCCGCTGACGAGTGTGCGCGGGTATGCGGAGCTGTACCGGAAGGGTATGGCGCCGGATGCGGACATGGTCATCGGCAAGATTGAGGAGGAGTCTGCCCGCATGCAGTTGCTGGTGGAGGATCTCCTCGCGTTGACTCGTGCGGAGGGCACTCGCCTGGATAAGCGCCAGGTGGATGTGTTGGAGATGGTGACTTCGGCGGTGAGCTCTGCGCAGGCGGCGTTCCCGGAGCGTTCGCTCACGATTGAGAACAACGCCACCTCGGTGCCGACGGTCAACGGTGACCCGTCGCGGCTGCATCAGGTGTTGCTGAACCTGATTGTCAACGCGTTCAAGCACGCGGGCAAGGACGCGTCGGTCACGGTGGCGTTGCGGGAGAACCTGGACCGCATCATCATTGAAGTGATTGATGACGGCTGCGGTATGGAGGAGAAGGACGCGGAGCACATCTTCGAGCGGTTCTACCGCGCGGACAACTCCAGGAACCGCGCTTCTGGTGGCGGTTCGGGGTTGGGGTTGGCGATCGCGAAGTCCCTCATCGAGCAGCACGACGGCACCATCACCGTAAAAAGCGCGCCGGGTGAGGGCTCCACGTTCACCATTTCCCTCCCGATGGAGAAGGGCCCGAAGGCTTAA
- a CDS encoding metal ABC transporter permease encodes MLEQTQYLLGFDFVITALIACAMLGVLSGVIAPLIVMRKMSFAVHATSELALMGAAVALVTGLNLSLGAVVGSIVAAIVLVLLGLRSDTDSSVGVVMSFGMGISVLCIHLYPGNSTTAMALLTGQIVGVSRENLGVLTATTLLVVVAVMVLWRPLLFASVDPEMAAASGVRVKMLATLFAILLGMAAAQTVQIVGVLLVMALLITPGASAVAITARPAAAVAWSVLFAELAAVGGMLLSLAPGLPVSVMVAFVSFAIYLVCRAVGYFTRR; translated from the coding sequence ATGCTGGAGCAAACGCAGTACCTGCTCGGGTTCGATTTCGTGATCACTGCGCTGATCGCCTGCGCGATGCTGGGCGTGCTCTCCGGGGTGATTGCGCCGCTGATCGTGATGCGGAAAATGTCATTCGCGGTGCACGCCACCTCTGAGCTCGCACTGATGGGTGCCGCGGTTGCCCTCGTGACGGGCCTGAACCTCAGCCTGGGGGCAGTCGTCGGCTCGATTGTGGCGGCGATCGTGCTCGTGCTTTTGGGGCTTCGCAGCGACACGGATTCGTCTGTGGGCGTGGTGATGAGCTTCGGCATGGGCATCTCCGTGCTGTGCATCCACCTCTACCCCGGCAACTCCACCACGGCGATGGCGCTGCTCACCGGCCAGATCGTTGGGGTGAGCAGGGAGAACCTCGGGGTGCTGACGGCCACCACGCTGCTGGTCGTGGTGGCCGTGATGGTGCTGTGGCGTCCGCTGCTGTTCGCCTCTGTAGACCCGGAGATGGCGGCCGCCAGCGGGGTACGCGTGAAGATGCTGGCCACGCTGTTCGCCATCCTGCTCGGCATGGCGGCCGCCCAGACCGTGCAGATCGTGGGCGTGCTGCTGGTGATGGCGCTGCTGATCACGCCCGGCGCGTCCGCGGTGGCCATTACGGCGCGGCCCGCGGCGGCGGTGGCGTGGTCGGTGCTCTTCGCGGAGCTCGCCGCCGTGGGCGGCATGCTGCTCTCGCTGGCGCCCGGCCTGCCGGTGAGCGTGATGGTGGCGTTTGTGTCCTTCGCCATCTACCTCGTGTGCCGGGCGGTGGGCTACTTCACGCGGCGCTGA
- a CDS encoding metal ABC transporter ATP-binding protein has translation MLHLTNASCDPLWHDINLDVAAGEFVAVLGPNGSGKSTLLGTILGTRKLSSGTISAPKNIGFIPQQRMFPPELPVRVRDLVSLSLEHRPLRRPRKGDVDKLLDSVGALHLADARVGTLSGGQQQLVRQAQAFAKQPDLILADEPLLSLDVARQRDFVSRLHAAKVAVVMVTHSIDPVIDIVDTVLYLGPNGHVVGSADEVLRSEVLSELYGAPVEVVRVGGKTVIL, from the coding sequence ATGCTGCACCTGACCAACGCCTCTTGTGATCCCCTGTGGCACGACATCAACCTTGATGTCGCCGCGGGGGAATTTGTCGCTGTGCTGGGCCCGAACGGCAGCGGCAAGTCCACGCTGCTCGGCACGATCCTGGGCACGCGGAAACTCAGCTCAGGCACGATTTCGGCGCCGAAGAACATCGGGTTTATCCCGCAGCAGCGCATGTTCCCGCCGGAGCTGCCGGTGCGGGTTCGCGATCTGGTGTCGCTCTCGCTTGAGCACCGTCCGCTGCGTCGGCCGAGGAAGGGGGACGTCGATAAGCTGTTGGACAGCGTGGGCGCGCTCCACCTTGCCGACGCCCGCGTGGGCACCCTGTCGGGTGGTCAGCAGCAGCTGGTGCGGCAGGCGCAGGCCTTTGCGAAGCAGCCCGACCTCATCCTTGCCGACGAGCCCCTGCTCTCGCTCGACGTGGCACGGCAGCGCGACTTCGTGTCCCGGCTGCACGCCGCGAAGGTCGCGGTGGTGATGGTGACGCACTCCATCGATCCGGTGATCGACATCGTGGACACGGTGCTCTACCTGGGGCCGAACGGACACGTGGTCGGCAGTGCCGACGAGGTGCTGCGCTCCGAGGTCCTCAGCGAGCTGTACGGGGCTCCGGTGGAGGTCGTGCGCGTGGGTGGAAAGACGGTGATCCTGTAA
- the purD gene encoding phosphoribosylamine--glycine ligase encodes MRILVIGSGGREHALLKGLAGHELTVAPGNAGMASLAEVRSVDVASPESVVELAKDVDAELVVIGPEVPLVAGAVDALQAAGIPAFGPTKAAAQLEGSKAFAKDVMAAAGVATARAQRVERIEEIDDALEAFGPHYVVKDDGLAGGKGVVVTLDAAEARAHARAVIEAGNPVLFESFLEGPEVSLFCLVDGETVVPLLPAQDHKRAYDNDEGPNTGGMGAYTPLPWLPEGGVDRIVDEIARPVAREMVARGIPYQGLLYVGAAWGPEGPSVVEFNARFGDPETQPVLSLLRTPLVDVLYAVATGSLDTLPALEWEDGYAATVVLAAKDYPEHPKTGDVIAGADLDNPDVVLHAGTATKDGEYVSAGGRVLNVLGKGATLQDAVDAAYQVIEQISLEGSFYRKDIGRRAIEGEIRI; translated from the coding sequence ATGCGCATCCTTGTTATCGGTTCGGGCGGCCGTGAACACGCCCTGTTGAAAGGTCTTGCAGGACACGAGCTCACTGTCGCGCCGGGAAACGCCGGCATGGCATCACTTGCTGAGGTCAGGAGTGTCGACGTCGCTTCGCCTGAGTCGGTCGTCGAGCTGGCGAAAGACGTTGACGCTGAGCTTGTCGTGATTGGCCCTGAGGTGCCGTTGGTGGCGGGTGCGGTGGACGCGCTGCAGGCCGCGGGCATTCCAGCGTTTGGTCCGACGAAGGCCGCGGCGCAGCTGGAGGGGTCGAAGGCATTCGCGAAGGACGTCATGGCCGCTGCTGGTGTGGCGACGGCCCGCGCGCAGCGCGTGGAGCGCATCGAGGAGATCGACGATGCTCTTGAGGCGTTCGGCCCGCACTACGTGGTCAAGGATGATGGGCTGGCTGGCGGCAAGGGGGTCGTCGTCACGCTTGATGCTGCCGAGGCCCGCGCGCACGCTCGCGCGGTGATTGAGGCCGGCAACCCGGTGCTGTTCGAGTCCTTCCTCGAGGGCCCGGAGGTGTCGCTGTTCTGCCTGGTGGACGGCGAGACCGTCGTGCCGCTGCTGCCGGCGCAGGACCACAAGCGCGCCTACGACAATGACGAGGGCCCGAACACTGGTGGGATGGGCGCGTACACGCCGCTTCCTTGGCTGCCGGAGGGTGGCGTGGACCGCATCGTGGACGAGATTGCGCGGCCGGTGGCGCGCGAGATGGTCGCCCGCGGCATCCCGTACCAGGGCCTGCTGTACGTCGGCGCCGCGTGGGGTCCGGAGGGCCCGTCGGTGGTGGAGTTCAACGCGCGCTTCGGCGACCCGGAGACTCAGCCGGTGCTCAGCCTGCTGCGTACCCCGCTTGTCGACGTCCTCTATGCTGTGGCCACGGGCAGCCTCGATACGCTGCCGGCGCTGGAGTGGGAGGACGGCTACGCGGCGACGGTGGTGCTGGCGGCGAAGGATTACCCGGAGCACCCGAAGACCGGGGACGTCATTGCAGGCGCCGACCTGGACAACCCCGATGTTGTGCTGCACGCGGGTACCGCTACCAAGGATGGGGAGTACGTCTCTGCTGGCGGGCGCGTGCTCAATGTGCTGGGGAAGGGCGCAACGCTGCAGGATGCGGTGGATGCTGCCTACCAGGTGATTGAGCAGATTTCGCTCGAGGGTTCCTTCTACCGCAAGGACATTGGACGGCGCGCGATTGAGGGAGAAATCCGTATCTAG